In a genomic window of Pseudomonadota bacterium:
- a CDS encoding DUF427 domain-containing protein yields MCHHRSCCVSRAGPVRCIRAKEPIMRKRHLRGRGPHMSPLDRIVQFDFEPGYVVFTEPVAKRVRVKVGDITIADSIDMILLFETEHQQRYCFPIKDIRMDLMRENEHVTSCRFKGTAHHYTVNAGGKVVENIMWRYAEPLPQCPPIADYAGFYWDKVDHWYEEDEEIFVHARDPFRRVDCLPSSRLVQVYVNGALVAESRGCVFLFETGLPTRYYMPRDDIRGDILRPSNFATGCPYKGQAGYYHVEVSGKLYENLVWYYAEPKREVWPIAGRLCFANEFVDRILVDGIEQKRPQTGHSHGYE; encoded by the coding sequence ATGTGCCACCATCGGAGCTGCTGCGTGAGCAGAGCGGGTCCGGTCCGATGCATCCGAGCGAAGGAGCCGATCATGCGTAAGCGTCACCTCCGCGGTCGCGGGCCGCATATGTCGCCGCTCGATCGGATCGTGCAGTTCGATTTCGAACCCGGCTACGTGGTCTTCACCGAGCCCGTCGCCAAGCGGGTGCGGGTCAAGGTCGGCGACATCACCATCGCCGATAGCATCGACATGATTCTGCTGTTCGAGACCGAGCATCAGCAAAGATACTGTTTCCCGATCAAGGACATCCGCATGGATCTGATGCGGGAGAACGAGCACGTGACGAGCTGCCGCTTCAAGGGCACAGCGCACCACTACACCGTCAATGCCGGGGGCAAGGTGGTGGAAAACATCATGTGGCGCTACGCCGAGCCATTGCCGCAATGTCCGCCCATCGCCGACTACGCGGGCTTCTATTGGGACAAGGTCGATCATTGGTACGAGGAGGACGAGGAGATCTTCGTCCATGCCCGCGATCCGTTTCGGCGGGTCGATTGCCTGCCGAGCAGCCGGCTGGTCCAGGTGTATGTGAACGGCGCCTTGGTCGCCGAGTCGCGCGGTTGCGTCTTCCTGTTCGAGACCGGATTGCCGACGCGCTACTACATGCCGCGAGACGACATTCGGGGTGACATCCTGCGACCGAGCAACTTTGCGACGGGCTGCCCCTACAAGGGACAGGCCGGCTACTATCATGTCGAGGTCAGCGGCAAGCTCTACGAAAACCTGGTCTGGTACTATGCCGAGCCCAAGCGCGAGGTGTGGCCTATCGCGGGAAGGCTCTGCTTCGCCAACGAGTTCGTCGACCGGATCCTGGTGGACGGGATCGAGCAGAAGCGGCCTCAGACAGGCCACTCCCACGGCTACGAGTAG
- a CDS encoding tail fiber protein — translation MRDEHCDALRWSVKLLPELAALYGNTYSGDGRETFAMPTVHDDYEALAGNPTSTTLIYRCIAIKKL, via the coding sequence ATGCGTGACGAACACTGTGACGCGTTGCGATGGTCGGTAAAGCTGCTCCCCGAACTTGCGGCGCTGTACGGCAATACCTATAGCGGGGACGGTAGGGAGACCTTCGCCATGCCGACTGTCCATGACGACTATGAAGCGCTCGCTGGCAATCCGACCAGCACGACTTTGATTTACCGCTGTATCGCGATCAAAAAACTGTAG
- a CDS encoding PAS-domain containing protein → MIGPAAPGNMVGGWTSRLRNRVFVVGLAVIVALWIGAFYFLQLLRQAELTQARRDTANLALAFDEQLVRTLKGIDRGMLSLKRQLERDPRSFDLTAAVAEESLFEDVVLQVAIADAAGWLTAVSAAAPPTPVTVADRVHFLVHVERDTGEPFISVPVLSRTTGKWGLQMTRRLNHPDGSFAGVISVTIDPSYLARFYGTVDLGKQGTVTVVGSDGIVRARAGPGNEASLVGPGQSVLDAPMFTQPAPAGNFAAKCRFDGTDRVYSYRRLRGFPLIVVVGFGMDDIMADLPSDVTVASAMLIVSLALAALLLWLGRELERKRRDQSELVAERRRLREVVDAVDGPLALFDTEGRIQFWNEGFIRFYPKIAPLLRVGLKRAQIRQALIELGYLASDPVLVANTQSPAEFPYRTLDGRQLFVRRTVMADGALLISTTDITALRKAELRLEAAIRAIDGGFALFDAEDRLVLCNDAFRAEMSPIADCIETGMTIADIYRMSWDAGMASTALPGEMKEAWVERWLNVHRAADGTPIELHRGRIRRAAWFRTAADEVVRVTADVTDLRRAELRLQSAIRAMDGGFALFDDEDRLILCNDAYREELQPIADRIRPGLTFHELYGMGWDAGLALPSALLGETREEWIERRYRHHRLADGVRTELHRDGRSWSSARFRSAEGEIVRVTMEITDLRQAERRLAAAIAAVNDGFALFDAEDRLVLCNDGYRREVEHAADKIVPGMTFQEVCALAWDAGLVGETRPEETRESYLEHRLALHHAADGRPLEIRRNERKLRIAEYRTAEGEVVRVSADVTDLDEKEAELRRLLVQNELLSEATLARRTFMLQAVMDGMPDGLVILDESRHAVFWNHGFLRLCGLADAVDGNDAAFLKQAGLEQLFGAFRLPPDVVQELTTGEDSVAERMLADGRSLRFQLLDAGGRNELLWVSDMSGRLRQEAERLALSERLLLAQKNDAVGTIVSTVAHDFNNLLTVVLGFASLSQAQIDVLRVLPDKLPTDDPAARRAIGHVMDALGSVGKSLANIAASATRGRRIVSNLTEFVRAEPSEQKPSDLVETVRVAGRLMRISLPASARLEVEAESGSVLARHDPIKIEQVLLNLCLNAAHALEGRPGHIRIKLEPLRTDGGRTEALRAAGMDGAARHHVIKRDSEGWVHHWRGLMTADRYVRIDVADSGSGMSEATMSRMFETFFTTKPKGVGTGLGLASVASIVDAHGGAIHVRSRSGEGTVFSLYLPAMQTIEAEPREAVPSISEPEKESAPGSAPRGLRVLVVDDEEHLAELMELSLERAGYAVERFTDATGAAARLERDPDTVDLVVTDQTMPGLTGAMLAERAVALRPGLPVLLCTGYSARLIDEEQLPKGVAAMMRKPFTPKDLTDRVARLLAA, encoded by the coding sequence ATGATCGGTCCGGCCGCTCCAGGCAACATGGTTGGCGGGTGGACGTCTCGGCTGCGCAATCGCGTCTTCGTGGTCGGGCTTGCGGTCATCGTCGCGCTCTGGATCGGCGCATTCTATTTCCTGCAGCTCTTGCGCCAAGCCGAACTGACGCAAGCGCGTCGCGACACGGCCAACCTGGCCCTCGCCTTCGACGAGCAGCTGGTCCGCACCCTCAAGGGCATCGACCGAGGCATGCTCAGCCTCAAGCGGCAGCTCGAGCGCGATCCGCGGAGCTTCGATCTCACGGCTGCGGTGGCCGAGGAGAGTCTCTTTGAAGACGTCGTGCTGCAGGTGGCGATCGCGGACGCCGCCGGTTGGCTCACGGCGGTGAGCGCCGCTGCGCCGCCAACGCCCGTGACTGTCGCCGACCGCGTGCACTTCCTCGTGCATGTGGAACGCGATACCGGTGAGCCCTTCATCAGCGTGCCGGTGCTGAGCCGGACCACCGGCAAATGGGGCTTGCAGATGACACGGCGGCTCAACCATCCGGACGGCAGCTTTGCCGGTGTCATCTCCGTTACCATCGATCCGAGCTACTTGGCGCGGTTCTATGGCACCGTGGATCTCGGCAAGCAGGGTACCGTCACGGTCGTAGGGTCCGATGGGATCGTGCGGGCGAGAGCCGGACCCGGCAATGAGGCGTCCCTCGTCGGTCCCGGCCAGTCCGTCCTCGATGCCCCGATGTTCACCCAGCCGGCGCCGGCCGGGAATTTCGCGGCGAAGTGCCGGTTCGACGGGACCGATCGAGTCTACAGCTATCGTCGCTTGCGCGGCTTTCCGCTGATTGTCGTCGTCGGCTTCGGCATGGACGACATCATGGCGGATTTGCCGAGCGACGTGACGGTGGCGTCGGCGATGCTGATCGTCTCCCTGGCACTGGCGGCGCTGCTGCTCTGGTTGGGCCGCGAGCTGGAGCGGAAGCGGCGCGATCAATCCGAGCTGGTCGCTGAACGGCGGCGCTTGCGCGAGGTGGTCGATGCCGTCGACGGTCCGCTGGCGCTCTTCGATACCGAGGGGCGGATCCAGTTCTGGAACGAGGGTTTCATCAGGTTCTATCCGAAGATCGCCCCGTTGCTGCGCGTCGGCCTGAAACGCGCCCAGATTCGACAGGCACTGATCGAGTTGGGCTACCTCGCCTCCGACCCCGTTCTTGTGGCCAATACGCAGTCGCCGGCCGAATTTCCCTATCGGACATTGGACGGCCGCCAGCTCTTTGTCCGGCGCACCGTCATGGCCGATGGCGCCCTCTTGATCTCGACCACGGACATTACTGCTCTCCGAAAGGCCGAGCTCCGGCTGGAGGCGGCGATCCGCGCCATCGATGGCGGCTTCGCCTTGTTCGATGCCGAGGATCGGCTGGTCCTGTGCAACGACGCCTTCCGGGCCGAGATGAGCCCGATTGCCGACTGCATCGAGACCGGCATGACGATCGCCGACATCTATCGAATGAGCTGGGACGCCGGGATGGCGTCGACCGCACTGCCTGGAGAGATGAAGGAGGCGTGGGTCGAACGCTGGCTCAACGTGCACCGTGCCGCGGACGGTACGCCGATCGAGCTCCATCGCGGGCGCATTCGGCGCGCGGCCTGGTTCCGCACAGCGGCCGACGAGGTTGTCCGGGTAACCGCGGACGTGACCGACCTCCGGCGGGCGGAGCTCAGGCTGCAATCGGCGATCAGGGCGATGGATGGTGGCTTCGCCCTGTTCGATGACGAAGACCGATTGATCCTGTGCAACGACGCCTACCGGGAGGAGCTGCAGCCGATCGCCGATAGGATCAGGCCGGGGCTGACCTTCCACGAGCTCTACGGGATGGGATGGGACGCCGGCTTGGCGTTGCCGAGCGCTCTGCTTGGAGAAACTCGAGAGGAATGGATCGAACGCCGGTACCGGCATCATCGCTTGGCCGATGGGGTCCGCACCGAGCTCCATCGTGATGGCCGCTCCTGGTCTTCGGCGCGGTTCCGCTCGGCGGAAGGCGAAATCGTGCGCGTGACCATGGAGATCACCGACCTGCGCCAAGCCGAGCGACGGCTCGCCGCCGCGATCGCCGCCGTCAATGACGGTTTTGCCTTGTTCGATGCGGAAGACCGGCTGGTGCTGTGCAACGACGGCTACCGGCGAGAAGTGGAGCACGCCGCGGACAAGATCGTTCCTGGCATGACTTTCCAGGAAGTTTGCGCGCTTGCCTGGGATGCCGGCCTGGTGGGCGAGACCCGGCCGGAGGAGACCAGAGAGAGCTACCTGGAGCACCGCCTGGCGTTGCACCATGCCGCCGACGGAAGACCGCTCGAGATACGCCGCAACGAGCGCAAGCTTCGGATCGCAGAATATCGCACCGCCGAAGGCGAGGTCGTCCGGGTCTCGGCTGACGTAACGGATCTCGACGAGAAGGAGGCGGAGCTGCGGCGTCTGCTGGTGCAAAATGAGCTCTTGAGCGAGGCGACGCTGGCGCGGCGGACCTTCATGCTGCAAGCGGTCATGGACGGCATGCCCGATGGGCTGGTGATCCTGGATGAGAGCCGGCACGCGGTGTTCTGGAACCATGGATTCCTTCGGCTCTGCGGTCTCGCCGATGCCGTCGACGGCAACGACGCTGCCTTCCTCAAGCAAGCCGGCCTCGAGCAGCTGTTTGGCGCCTTCCGCCTGCCGCCGGACGTCGTCCAAGAGCTGACGACCGGCGAGGACAGCGTGGCCGAGCGGATGCTCGCCGACGGTCGTTCGCTGCGCTTTCAGCTCCTCGATGCCGGCGGCCGCAACGAGCTCCTGTGGGTCTCCGACATGAGCGGGCGTCTTCGCCAGGAGGCGGAGCGGCTGGCGCTGAGCGAACGGCTGCTGCTGGCCCAGAAGAATGATGCCGTCGGCACCATCGTCAGCACGGTCGCGCACGACTTCAACAACCTCTTGACCGTCGTTTTGGGTTTCGCATCCTTGAGCCAAGCTCAGATCGACGTGCTGAGGGTGCTGCCCGACAAGCTGCCGACCGACGACCCGGCCGCGCGCCGGGCGATCGGTCATGTGATGGATGCACTTGGCTCGGTCGGCAAGAGCCTCGCCAATATTGCGGCCAGCGCCACAAGAGGGCGAAGGATCGTCAGCAATCTGACGGAGTTCGTCAGAGCCGAGCCCTCGGAGCAGAAGCCAAGCGACCTCGTGGAGACCGTTCGGGTCGCGGGCCGCCTCATGCGGATCTCGCTGCCGGCATCGGCGCGGCTCGAGGTCGAAGCCGAGAGCGGTTCGGTGCTGGCGCGACACGATCCGATCAAGATCGAGCAGGTTCTGCTCAACCTTTGCCTCAACGCAGCTCACGCGCTCGAGGGCCGTCCCGGGCACATTCGCATCAAGCTCGAGCCGCTGCGCACCGATGGCGGCCGAACCGAGGCCTTGCGCGCCGCCGGCATGGATGGAGCCGCCAGACACCACGTCATCAAACGGGATTCCGAGGGCTGGGTGCACCACTGGCGGGGATTGATGACGGCGGACCGCTACGTGCGGATCGATGTCGCCGACAGCGGCTCGGGCATGAGCGAGGCGACGATGTCGCGCATGTTTGAAACGTTCTTCACCACCAAGCCGAAAGGCGTTGGGACCGGCCTCGGTCTCGCCTCGGTCGCGAGCATCGTCGATGCCCATGGTGGCGCCATCCATGTGCGCTCGCGTTCAGGCGAGGGAACGGTGTTCTCGTTATACCTGCCGGCGATGCAGACGATCGAAGCGGAGCCGCGCGAGGCCGTACCGTCGATTTCCGAGCCCGAAAAGGAATCCGCGCCCGGTTCCGCACCTCGAGGGCTTCGCGTGCTCGTCGTCGACGACGAGGAACACCTGGCGGAACTGATGGAGCTGTCGCTCGAAAGGGCCGGCTATGCGGTCGAA